The following proteins are co-located in the Megalops cyprinoides isolate fMegCyp1 chromosome 15, fMegCyp1.pri, whole genome shotgun sequence genome:
- the LOC118790376 gene encoding serine/arginine repetitive matrix protein 2-like: protein MTIKLLRDSVNEDMKNLKVEIESFSIEDFPQEPVDPLEEECSSGKPDDINSVPLKSESASLLAEVEAEPKGEGGHRERSGSMERRWSSRSWRQRSPAGEHTRGRSRSRSREWGHRYECKCSWSRSRSRSRERSGRGSRRWSRSRSRERTSVRYGRRSDSRERAANQARRRSRSPSPAWDGGSRRKRSTNDAHAGHSIVRDRSREAPHTVQLDQSAQEVPRRNDILDDELVRKKRELELLEEQIARKRAIIAMEQKGLTPKVHPREEQDYDSHLPTDNAYYQCRLPLESEHDTPLKDVRSTPGPILKKRAEPFELDNYLQTEFTKKPSLDQNFLSQSHLDQPPGDHSLHQISVRYSHFSEPSGHPSLGHPVSQHVPVHHPPLEKSAPHQIPPHPPTHSQSSVDQPPVCHSPPDREPAPKSNISTQFDRFLRILNKGVDVNLLTTLVRETKEETAAYEKQTAHQLPQNEVPYKDRDPYKDSYGRRPEEQEDLGESSQDFLLPHERACQDGIGFSRIVRMKHGVQEEEPYWKEGDVEDEERFLYGERAFGDEDEQETSVPPDRKHRGPSPSWPAAEKPLSVANGEDKMQHYDKIQSLLQTIGLDLDTAEVSKLTDRTQERLYGKKLKAKPPESEQTRSVSPVQSSRREVYMSYSSTLEHGSTHNQRSHREVPLASPMGLPHGLPPAYASKTCTEVKNVWICGHSLVFWAEKRAKSPEYGKQLGMDSSCVRVWWKGMQGMTWEQLLPLLLKLKGSWPNPDVIILHLGGNDLGKTDPKGLLAAMKKDLTSLKSIFPQCLLVWSDILLRRSWRTTEGAEAMESTRVSVNKKVHTNIAELATHHQIRPGSDTGLYWPDGVHLLGKGIDTFNNDMQDFLEKWETKLNETANQS from the exons ATGACCATCAAACTGTTGAGAGACTCAGTGAATGAGGACATGAAAAACCTGAAGGTTGAAATCGAGTCCTTCAGCATAGAAGATTTCCCACAAGAGCCTGT AGACCCCCTGGAAGAGGAATGCAGCTCAGGTAAGCCAGACGACATCAACTCAGTTCCCCTGAAATCGGAGAGCGCCTCACTGCTGGCCGAGGTGGAGGCGGAGCCGAAAGGAGAGGGCGGGCACAGAGAGCGCAGCGGGAGCATggagaggaggtggagcagcCGGAGCTGGAGGCAGCGGAGTCCAGCGGGCGAGCACACCAGGGGGCGGAGCAGGAGCCGCAGCAGGGAGTGGGGCCACAGGTACGAGTGCAAGTGCAGCTGGAGCCGGAGCCGAAGccgcagcagggagaggagcggCCGGGGGAGCAGGAGGTGGAGCCGCAGCCGCAGCCGGGAGCGCACCAGCGTCCGCTACGGGAGACGCAGTGACAGCAGGGAGCGGGCAGCCAATCAGGCCAGGAGGCGGAGCAGGAGCCCGAGCCCTGCGTGGGATGGTGGCAGCAGAAGGAAGAGAAGCACAAACGATGCCCACGCTGGGCATTCCATTGTGagggacaggagcagagaggccCCACACACGGTGCAACTTGATCAGTCAGCTCAGGAAGTACCCAGACGCAATGATATCTTGGACGATGAGCTAGTcaggaagaagagagagctggagctaCTTGAAGAGCAGATTGCCCGAAAGAGAGCTATCATAGCGATGGAGCAGAAAGGTCTAACCCCGAAGGTCCATCCCAGAGAAGAGCAGGACTATGATTCCCACCTCCCCACAGACAATGCGTACTACCAGTGCAGGCTGCCTCTGGAGTCTGAACATGACACGCCCCTTAAAGACGTTAGATCCACCCCTGGACCCATCCTGAAGAAACGGGCTGAACCTTTTGAGTTGGACAACTACCTACAG ACTGAATTCACCAAAAAACCATCTCTCGACCAAAATTTCCTTTCCCAGTCACATCTTGACCAGCCCCCTGGCGATCATTCACTTCACCAAATCTCTGTTCGCTACTCTCATTTCAGTGAGCCATCTGGCCATCCTTCCCTCGGCCACCCTGTATCCCAGCACGTACCTGTCCATCATCCCCCTCTCGAAAAGTCTGCACCCCATCAGATCCCCCCCCATCCTCCTACTCACAGCCAATCATCTGTTGACCAGCCCCCTGTTTGCCATTCCCCTCCCGACCGTGAACCGGCTCCTAAGAGCAACATTTCCACCCAGTTTGACCGATTCCTCCGAATCCTCAACAAAGGGGTGGATGTAAACCTCCTCACCACCCTGGTTAGAGAGACCAAGGAGGAGACGGCTGCCTATGAGAAGCAGACGGCCCACCAGCTTCCGCAGAATGAGGTTCCCTACAAGGACCGAGACCCTTACAAGGATTCGTATGGGAGAAGGCCAGAGGAGCAAGAGGACCTTGGAGAGAGCAGCCAGGACTTCCTCCTGCCCCATGAGAGGGCTTGCCAGGACGGCATCGGATTTTCCCGCATCGTAAGGATGAAGCACggggtgcaggaggaggagccgTACTGGAAGGAAGGGGATGTGGAGGATGAGGAGCGGTTCCTGTATGGCGAGAGGGCGTTTGGGGATGAAGATGAACAGGAAACCTCGGTGCCACcagacaggaagcacagagGACCAAGCCCATCTTGGCCAGCGGCGGAGAAGCCCCTCTCGGTGGCGAACGGAGAGGACAAGATGCAGCACTACGACAAGATCCAGAGCCTGCTCCAGACCATCGGCCTGGACCTCGACACGGCGGAGGTCAGCAAGCTGACGGACAGGACACAGGAGCGACTCTATGGCAAGAAGCTGAAGGCCAAACCACCCGAGTCCGAACAGACCCGCTCCGTTTCTCCTGTCCAGTCATCAAGGAGGGAGGTCTATATGAGCTACTCGAGCACCCTAGAACACGGCAGCACTCATAACCAGAGGAGTCATCGAGAG GTGCCTTTAGCTTCCCCCATGGGGCTGCCCCATGGGCTGCCCCCAGCGTACGCAA GTAAGACCTGCACAGAGGTAAAGAATGTGTGGATTTGTGGCCACTCGCTCGTGTTTTGGGCAGAGAAGAGAGCCAAGTCACCCGAGTACGGCAAGCAGCTTGGTATGGACTCCAGCTGCGTGCGCGTCTGGTGGAAGGGGATGCAGGGCATGACCTGGGAGCAGCTGCTCCCGctgctgctgaagctgaagGGCAGCTGGCCCAACCCGGACGTCATCATCCTGCACCTGGGCGGCAACGACCTGGGCAAGACCGACCCCAAGGGCCTGCTGGCCGCCATGAAGAAGGACCTGACCTCCCTGAAGAGCATTTTCCCGCAGTGCCTGCTGGTGTGGTCGGACATCCTGCTGCGTCGCTCCTGGAGGACCACGGAGGGTGCCGAAGCCATGGAGAGCACCCGCGTCTCGGTCAACAAGAAGGTGCACACGAACATCGCCGAGCTGGCGACCCACCACCAGATCCGGCCCGGTTCGGACACAGGCCTCTACTGGCCTGATGGGGTTCACCTGTTGGGGAAAGGCATTGACACCTTCAACAATGACATGCAGGATTTCTTGGAGAAGTGGGAGACCAAGCTGAACGAAACCGCCAACCAAAGTTAG